One region of uncultured Sulfurimonas sp. genomic DNA includes:
- a CDS encoding sodium-dependent transporter, which yields MKIARFSRVGFILAAAGSAVGLGNIWKFPYIAGEYGGGAFVLIYLITVVLIGFSIMIAEMLIGYMGRKDGVTSFEELAPKHKKWWKYGGFQGLAGLFIMIFYSVVIGWIFNYIITSIVSLPATVKEAETIFNTMLHTDIWTQLFYHTLAFIWITYVLTKGIKGGIEKINMVLMPTLMIILLGMFSYATTLDAFSKAFDFMFAPNWSKIDSEAFVTAVGHAFFTLSLGMGAIMTYSASMEKNSNLVQNAFWVVFLDTSIAIVAGLMLFTFLYQYGAGPAKGPGLVFISLPAAFYEMGILGNIFAVLFFLSLAFAGLTSSVSLVEPMVQYFIDRFSWSRLKASIAMGLFFYLIGIIALLSNIDAFKDALTWGDKNFFDWVDYITAAIMLPFGGLVMAIFIGFVVEKQRIESIIKPHLGSAFEAWYFSLRYVTPLAMLIVMLSLIGIF from the coding sequence ATGAAAATAGCTAGATTTAGCAGGGTTGGATTTATATTAGCAGCTGCGGGAAGTGCCGTTGGACTTGGGAATATATGGAAGTTTCCATATATTGCTGGCGAATACGGAGGTGGGGCTTTTGTTCTTATTTACTTAATTACTGTTGTTCTTATTGGTTTTTCTATTATGATAGCTGAGATGCTAATTGGATATATGGGAAGAAAAGATGGGGTTACATCTTTTGAAGAATTAGCACCAAAACATAAAAAATGGTGGAAATATGGTGGATTTCAAGGACTTGCCGGACTTTTCATAATGATATTTTATTCAGTTGTTATTGGATGGATATTTAACTATATAATTACATCTATAGTTTCACTACCTGCAACAGTTAAAGAAGCAGAAACTATTTTTAACACCATGCTTCATACTGATATTTGGACTCAACTTTTCTATCATACCTTAGCATTTATCTGGATTACTTATGTATTAACTAAAGGTATCAAGGGTGGTATTGAGAAAATAAATATGGTACTTATGCCAACTCTTATGATTATTCTCTTAGGAATGTTTTCATATGCTACAACTTTAGATGCTTTCTCTAAAGCATTTGACTTTATGTTTGCACCTAATTGGTCAAAGATAGACTCTGAAGCATTTGTAACTGCGGTTGGTCATGCATTTTTTACTCTCTCTCTTGGAATGGGAGCTATTATGACCTACTCTGCATCTATGGAGAAAAATTCAAATCTTGTTCAAAATGCTTTTTGGGTAGTGTTTTTAGATACTTCCATAGCTATTGTTGCAGGATTAATGCTTTTTACATTTCTTTACCAATATGGAGCTGGTCCAGCCAAAGGTCCAGGTCTTGTCTTTATCTCTTTGCCAGCAGCATTTTATGAGATGGGTATTCTTGGAAATATTTTTGCAGTTTTATTTTTCCTATCTTTAGCATTTGCTGGTCTAACTTCTTCTGTATCTTTAGTTGAACCAATGGTTCAGTATTTTATAGACAGATTTAGTTGGAGCAGATTAAAAGCATCTATTGCAATGGGTCTTTTCTTTTATCTTATAGGCATAATTGCTCTACTTTCAAATATAGATGCTTTTAAAGATGCTCTAACATGGGGTGATAAAAACTTTTTTGATTGGGTTGATTATATAACTGCAGCTATTATGCTTCCTTTTGGTGGCCTTGTAATGGCAATTTTTATAGGTTTTGTTGTAGAAAAACAGAGAATAGAATCTATCATAAAACCTCACCTTGGTAGTGCTTTTGAGGCTTGGTATTTTTCACTTCGATATGTAACTCCACTAGCTATGCTAATAGTTATGCTTTCATTAATAGGAATTTTTTAA
- a CDS encoding Fic family protein: MLISPIMPYDLKGQIKPELLELAEKVCIESAKIASGYNQFVVNAFRDVLRITNSYYSNRIEAESTHPIDIEKAMLKQFSDDSKEKALQELSVAHIKTQKFVESYSTEHSVIDRNFIKEIHRIFYSAEGMDKFTKLEQEDEVIEIIAGEFRTRDVQVGNHIAPSSDLINTVFNYYEKEYSALFGSSTKAIKLLATLSSHHRLVYLHPFLDGNGRVSRLHLDAMFWSMKLEGYGLWNISRGLARDVKEYQHYLSYADMKQQGATDGRGELSLRGLEGYLKYMLETALDQIEFMGNGLQLDQLNDKIRKFVKFSQEEMFYKQESLPKYSELLFSHLLLNGELERKYVPLAIGKSVSTATKLVSTLTKMGYIESEHSKAPLRLKVNSFFASQIIPELIPQKAD, encoded by the coding sequence ATGTTAATATCTCCAATTATGCCTTATGATTTAAAGGGGCAAATAAAACCAGAATTATTAGAACTTGCAGAGAAGGTTTGTATTGAAAGTGCAAAAATTGCAAGCGGATATAACCAATTTGTTGTGAATGCTTTTAGAGATGTTTTGCGTATCACAAACAGCTACTACTCAAACAGAATCGAAGCAGAAAGTACACACCCTATAGATATTGAAAAAGCTATGTTAAAACAATTCTCTGATGATTCTAAAGAAAAAGCACTTCAAGAACTTTCAGTTGCACATATAAAAACACAAAAATTTGTTGAGAGCTATTCTACGGAGCATAGTGTAATTGATAGAAATTTTATTAAAGAAATACATCGGATATTTTATTCTGCTGAGGGGATGGACAAGTTCACAAAACTTGAACAAGAAGACGAGGTAATTGAGATTATAGCTGGCGAATTTCGAACAAGAGATGTTCAAGTTGGTAACCATATTGCACCTTCAAGTGATTTGATTAATACTGTTTTTAACTACTATGAAAAAGAATACTCTGCACTATTTGGTAGTTCTACAAAAGCGATAAAACTGCTTGCAACGCTAAGTTCTCACCATCGTTTAGTCTATCTTCACCCTTTTTTAGATGGAAATGGAAGAGTTTCAAGATTGCATCTTGATGCAATGTTTTGGAGTATGAAGCTTGAAGGCTATGGCTTATGGAATATATCTAGAGGACTTGCAAGAGATGTTAAGGAGTATCAGCACTATTTATCTTATGCAGATATGAAGCAACAAGGTGCAACTGATGGCAGAGGTGAATTATCACTCAGAGGTCTTGAGGGGTATCTGAAATATATGCTTGAGACTGCATTAGATCAAATAGAATTTATGGGCAATGGTTTACAACTTGATCAGCTTAACGATAAAATTAGAAAATTTGTAAAATTCTCACAAGAGGAGATGTTTTACAAGCAAGAATCATTACCAAAATACTCTGAACTACTGTTCTCTCACTTGTTGTTAAATGGTGAATTAGAAAGAAAATATGTCCCTTTAGCGATAGGAAAAAGTGTAAGTACTGCCACAAAACTTGTAAGTACTCTAACTAAAATGGGCTATATTGAAAGTGAACATAGTAAAGCACCTCTTCGTCTGAAAGTAAATTCGTTTTTTGCTTCGCAGATTATCCCAGAGCTTATTCCACAAAAAGCAGATTGA
- the thrS gene encoding threonine--tRNA ligase, whose amino-acid sequence MNVIAIKHNNEIIDLQTAKELGFEGEQIHLDNSANSLEVLRHSTAHLMAQAIKSLYPDAKFYVGPTVKEGFYYDFKTESEIGESDLKKIEKQMLSFAKKKYDIEKYEITMQEAKDKFKDDHLKLAVMERIPSDTVSIYKQGDFEDLCRGPHLPNIGLIRFFKLTKISGAYLGGDSKNEMLTRIYGIAFADKESLKAHMDMLAEAEKRDHRKVGGEMKLFTFREEVGAGFPIWLPAGGRLRARLESLLFKAHRKRGYEPVRGPEMLRSDLWKTSGHYQNYGENMYFTKIDEIEFGVKPMNCVGHIKVYEDELHSYRDLPIKYFEYGVVHRHEFTGALHGLFRVREFTQDDAHIFCTTEQIEEQIIEVVDFVDKIMSTFEFDYKMMISTRPDKAVGSQEVWDTSTQALKNAMDKNNLPYEIDEGGGAFYGPKIDIKITDAIGREWQCGTIQLDFNLPERFKLEYNGENNDKIQPVMIHRAILGSFERFIGILTEHYAGEFPMFIAPTQVAIIPIAETHNDYAKELADKLIDINADSEIYNKNDSLNKRIRTAEKTRVPMLVIIGDEEVEGKSVAIRDRRTREQYNLSEEEFLKLIQNKINEVNF is encoded by the coding sequence TTGAACGTAATAGCAATAAAACATAATAATGAAATAATTGACTTGCAAACTGCCAAGGAGTTGGGTTTTGAAGGTGAGCAAATTCATCTAGATAACTCTGCAAACTCTTTGGAGGTTCTTCGTCACTCAACAGCTCACTTAATGGCTCAAGCCATTAAGTCACTATATCCAGATGCAAAATTTTATGTAGGACCTACTGTTAAAGAAGGTTTTTACTATGATTTTAAAACAGAATCTGAAATAGGTGAGAGTGATCTTAAAAAAATAGAAAAACAGATGCTTTCATTTGCTAAGAAAAAATATGATATAGAAAAATATGAAATCACAATGCAAGAGGCTAAAGATAAGTTTAAAGATGATCACCTAAAGCTTGCTGTAATGGAAAGAATTCCAAGTGATACTGTTAGTATTTATAAGCAAGGTGATTTTGAAGACCTTTGTCGTGGTCCTCACTTACCAAATATTGGTTTAATCAGATTTTTTAAATTGACTAAAATATCAGGTGCTTATCTTGGTGGAGATTCTAAAAATGAGATGCTAACTCGTATATATGGTATAGCATTTGCAGATAAAGAGTCTTTAAAAGCACATATGGATATGTTGGCAGAAGCTGAGAAACGTGACCACAGAAAAGTTGGTGGAGAGATGAAACTTTTTACTTTCCGTGAAGAAGTTGGAGCAGGTTTTCCTATTTGGCTTCCAGCTGGTGGAAGACTTCGTGCAAGACTTGAGAGTTTACTTTTTAAAGCTCACCGTAAACGTGGTTATGAGCCTGTTCGTGGTCCAGAGATGCTTCGTTCAGATCTTTGGAAAACATCTGGTCACTATCAAAATTATGGTGAAAATATGTATTTTACTAAGATTGATGAGATTGAGTTTGGGGTAAAACCAATGAACTGTGTTGGTCATATCAAAGTATATGAAGATGAACTTCACTCTTACAGAGATTTACCAATTAAGTATTTTGAGTATGGTGTAGTTCACCGTCATGAATTTACTGGGGCACTTCATGGATTATTTCGTGTTCGTGAATTTACTCAAGATGATGCACATATTTTTTGTACTACGGAGCAGATTGAAGAACAGATTATAGAAGTTGTTGATTTTGTAGATAAAATAATGTCAACTTTTGAATTTGATTATAAAATGATGATATCGACTAGACCAGATAAAGCAGTTGGAAGCCAAGAAGTTTGGGATACTTCCACTCAAGCACTTAAAAATGCTATGGATAAAAATAACCTACCTTATGAAATAGATGAGGGCGGAGGTGCATTTTATGGTCCTAAGATTGACATAAAAATTACAGATGCTATTGGGCGTGAGTGGCAATGTGGAACAATTCAGCTAGATTTCAATCTTCCTGAAAGATTTAAACTTGAATATAATGGTGAAAATAATGATAAAATACAGCCAGTTATGATTCATAGAGCAATTTTAGGTTCGTTTGAGCGTTTTATTGGTATATTAACGGAGCATTATGCTGGAGAGTTTCCAATGTTTATAGCTCCAACGCAAGTTGCCATCATACCAATCGCTGAAACACACAACGATTATGCGAAGGAACTAGCGGATAAACTTATCGACATAAATGCCGATAGTGAGATATATAATAAAAATGATTCTTTAAATAAAAGAATTAGAACAGCAGAAAAAACAAGAGTTCCAATGCTTGTTATTATAGGTGATGAAGAGGTTGAAGGTAAATCTGTTGCAATTCGCGATAGAAGAACTAGAGAGCAATATAATTTAAGCGAAGAAGAATTCTTAAAGCTTATCCAAAATAAAATAAATGAGGTAAATTTTTGA
- a CDS encoding XRE family transcriptional regulator — MRTVEDISDDDIDNFYIQIGSNVKRFREAKGFTQLQLSQALGFKSVGLVSQSELYLKKQHFNLKHLYHIAYILECDIKDLL, encoded by the coding sequence TTGAGAACAGTTGAAGATATTTCAGATGATGACATAGATAATTTCTATATTCAGATTGGCTCTAATGTTAAAAGATTTAGAGAGGCTAAAGGGTTCACTCAACTTCAACTATCTCAAGCACTAGGCTTTAAGTCTGTTGGGTTAGTTTCTCAATCTGAACTGTATCTTAAGAAGCAACACTTTAACTTGAAGCACTTGTATCACATAGCTTATATCTTAGAGTGTGATATAAAAGATTTATTATAG
- a CDS encoding site-specific integrase: MSIKLTVNKNNYYSIRFRVDKLLQPYFNKSYIKKSLHTKNKLEARTKADMLYFSYKKLLEVASMLTDEQIQQLVNEYITEQLEQDLNSRAINGVGLVYAPADDVHFQDIASASKDLISSFIGDYKQGLANSDTKEIENIGKELLENVGLSYDSKDSSHRQFMLQLLQGHIQLFDTMYHRYSGNFTPQQKANNLKTTSLAQPTVKVITIKEAFNRFDNWYKKTDITEKHYRNTISRLNKIILPFIGLDRDVTTITLDDIDELKEFLESFPNISRLPYKHMSFKELLEVDGVPSEFIISNDTQSKYLKIVKQLFSFMVDDGIIGYNPCKRLIMPDDEQKKREPFSNEDMKVLFNEFDKLDNKKYIYYSLAYTGMRPSELWKAKISQEDDIYYFDLTSEDIELKTKQSRRKIPLHCKLIELCIQDKLSSLQTEFKQEYLSIYFNKTIKKALADDDNKIMYSFRHTVATELKRADVNMDKVSELLGHSYENNSMTKSTYASGYTLQQLKEAIDCLSF; this comes from the coding sequence ATGAGTATCAAACTAACCGTAAACAAAAACAACTACTACTCAATAAGATTTAGGGTAGATAAGTTACTTCAACCATATTTTAATAAGTCATATATTAAAAAATCACTACACACTAAAAACAAGCTAGAAGCACGAACCAAAGCTGATATGCTATACTTTAGCTACAAAAAGCTTTTAGAGGTAGCAAGTATGCTTACAGATGAACAAATACAACAACTTGTAAATGAATATATAACTGAACAACTAGAGCAAGACCTAAATAGTAGAGCTATCAACGGTGTAGGTTTAGTATATGCTCCAGCAGATGATGTTCATTTTCAAGATATAGCTTCAGCCTCGAAAGACCTTATAAGCTCCTTTATAGGCGATTACAAGCAAGGCTTAGCTAATAGTGACACTAAAGAGATAGAGAACATTGGGAAAGAGTTACTAGAAAATGTAGGCTTAAGTTATGATAGCAAAGATAGCTCTCACAGACAATTTATGCTTCAGCTCCTACAAGGACATATACAACTCTTTGACACGATGTATCATCGATACTCTGGTAACTTCACTCCTCAACAAAAAGCAAACAATTTAAAAACTACATCATTAGCACAACCAACTGTTAAAGTAATAACTATAAAAGAAGCATTTAACCGATTTGATAATTGGTATAAGAAAACAGATATCACAGAAAAGCATTACAGAAACACAATCAGCAGATTAAACAAGATAATACTTCCCTTCATCGGTTTAGATAGAGATGTCACTACTATAACACTAGATGATATAGATGAGCTAAAAGAGTTCTTAGAAAGCTTTCCAAACATAAGTAGACTTCCATATAAGCACATGAGCTTTAAAGAACTGCTAGAAGTTGATGGTGTACCATCTGAATTTATTATCAGTAATGACACTCAAAGCAAATATCTTAAAATAGTTAAACAGCTATTTTCCTTTATGGTAGATGACGGCATTATCGGCTATAACCCTTGTAAACGTCTTATCATGCCAGATGATGAGCAAAAGAAGCGAGAGCCGTTTAGCAATGAAGATATGAAAGTGCTGTTTAATGAGTTTGATAAATTAGATAATAAAAAGTATATTTACTATAGCTTGGCTTACACAGGTATGCGACCAAGTGAGCTATGGAAAGCTAAGATAAGCCAAGAAGATGACATCTACTACTTTGACCTTACTAGCGAGGATATAGAGCTTAAAACAAAGCAGAGCCGTAGAAAGATACCTCTACATTGTAAACTCATAGAGTTATGTATCCAAGATAAGCTATCATCACTTCAAACTGAATTTAAACAAGAGTACCTGAGTATATACTTTAACAAAACTATCAAGAAAGCCTTAGCAGACGACGACAATAAGATTATGTATAGTTTTAGGCACACAGTAGCTACAGAGCTTAAGAGGGCTGATGTAAATATGGATAAAGTTTCTGAACTTCTAGGGCATAGCTATGAAAATAATAGCATGACAAAGAGCACCTATGCAAGTGGATATACACTACAACAGCTCAAGGAAGCGATAGACTGCCTCAGCTTCTAA
- a CDS encoding nucleotidyl transferase AbiEii/AbiGii toxin family protein yields MANTHPHIAAMLQNYDLSKDDPYEALREILQEIVLYALSDAGFFNHAVFYGGTALRILYGLPRFSEDLDFSLLKPDPSFDLSKYEKSVLQTLKTYGFEAQIETKIKDHSAVQSAFIKGNTIKHLLAINAPQDIVKSFNAGKLLKIKFEVDTEPPLNFEEEQKLHLTPTPFMVRSMKPSSLFAGKLHAVLCRGWQNRPKGRDWYDMVWYVQNKYEVDLTHLATRLIQSCKSLQDTEIKLPQEMELYTPALIVSLLQKRVDTLNIKLAKQDVHRFIHDEKELDIWSKDFFSAIIKIIKFK; encoded by the coding sequence ATGGCTAATACACATCCACACATTGCAGCAATGCTACAAAATTATGATCTTTCAAAAGATGATCCTTATGAAGCACTTAGAGAGATATTGCAAGAGATCGTTTTATACGCACTAAGTGATGCAGGTTTTTTCAATCATGCTGTATTTTATGGTGGCACTGCACTTAGAATACTATATGGTCTGCCAAGATTTTCAGAGGATCTTGATTTTTCATTACTAAAACCTGATCCATCATTTGATTTGAGTAAATATGAAAAATCTGTACTTCAAACACTAAAAACTTATGGTTTTGAAGCACAAATTGAAACAAAAATTAAAGATCATAGTGCTGTGCAATCAGCATTTATCAAAGGTAACACAATCAAGCACCTTCTTGCTATTAATGCTCCCCAAGATATTGTAAAAAGTTTTAATGCAGGTAAATTACTAAAAATTAAATTTGAAGTAGATACCGAGCCACCTCTTAACTTTGAGGAGGAGCAAAAACTGCATTTGACACCTACCCCATTTATGGTAAGAAGTATGAAGCCTTCTTCATTATTTGCGGGTAAACTCCATGCTGTTTTATGTAGAGGATGGCAAAACAGACCAAAAGGGCGCGACTGGTATGATATGGTTTGGTATGTTCAAAATAAGTATGAAGTAGACTTAACACATCTTGCAACTCGCTTAATTCAAAGTTGTAAATCTCTACAAGATACCGAAATTAAATTACCACAAGAGATGGAGCTATATACTCCAGCACTTATTGTAAGTCTTCTACAAAAAAGAGTAGATACACTAAATATTAAATTAGCAAAACAAGATGTACATCGTTTTATACATGATGAAAAAGAGCTAGACATTTGGAGCAAAGATTTCTTCTCTGCTATCATCAAGATAATCAAGTTTAAATAA
- the ilvD gene encoding dihydroxy-acid dehydratase — protein MRSDIIKKGFDKAPHRSLLRATGLKDEDFDKPFIGIANSYIDIIPGHFFLHEYGEIVKEAIREAGGVPFVFNTIGVDDGIAMGHEGMLYSLPSREIIADSMETVMNAHQLDAMICIPNCDKIVPGMIMGALRINVPTIFVSGGPMAAGHKKDGTPIDLATAFEAVGEHAEGKMSDEELYDIECNACPSGGSCSGMFTANSMNTLCEAMGIALPGNGTVLAMTPQRIAMVKKAAKRIVELALEDNPAKNNLRNILNEKAVHNAFVVDMAMGGSSNTVLHMLAIAKEAEVNFPIEKINEIADNVAHIAKISPSLTTVHMDDIDKAGGVNAVMKEVSRRGGLLYLDNPTVTGETLGERIADANILNEEIIHTNENAYSQVGGLSILFGNLALEGAVVKTAGIDPTMRQFKGTAICFDSQPKAIAGIMSHKVKAGDVVVIRYEGPKGGPGMQEMLAPTALIQGMGLGSSVALITDGRFSGATKGASIGHVSPEAAEGGLIAFIEDGDEIELDTDNHLLQLNVSEDILAKRKAAWKPYKNEVKSKWLKRYQLLVSNASNGAVLKTEL, from the coding sequence ATGAGAAGTGACATTATAAAAAAAGGTTTTGACAAAGCGCCACATAGATCGCTATTGAGAGCAACTGGACTTAAAGATGAAGATTTTGATAAGCCATTTATTGGGATAGCGAACAGTTATATTGACATCATACCGGGACATTTTTTTTTACATGAGTATGGAGAAATAGTTAAAGAGGCTATCCGTGAAGCTGGCGGTGTGCCATTTGTTTTCAATACAATCGGTGTTGATGATGGCATCGCTATGGGTCATGAGGGTATGCTTTACTCTCTTCCTTCTCGTGAAATTATTGCTGATTCTATGGAAACTGTTATGAATGCTCATCAGTTAGATGCAATGATCTGTATTCCTAACTGTGACAAAATTGTACCAGGTATGATTATGGGAGCACTTCGTATCAATGTGCCTACTATCTTTGTTTCAGGTGGTCCAATGGCTGCTGGACATAAAAAAGATGGTACTCCTATTGACTTGGCTACTGCATTTGAAGCAGTTGGAGAACATGCTGAGGGTAAAATGAGTGATGAAGAACTTTATGATATCGAGTGTAATGCTTGTCCATCTGGTGGAAGCTGTTCTGGAATGTTTACAGCAAACTCTATGAATACTCTTTGTGAAGCTATGGGTATAGCACTTCCAGGAAATGGAACCGTACTTGCAATGACTCCACAGAGAATTGCTATGGTAAAAAAAGCTGCCAAACGTATAGTTGAATTAGCTCTTGAAGATAATCCTGCTAAAAATAATCTTCGTAATATCTTAAATGAAAAAGCTGTACATAATGCATTTGTTGTAGATATGGCAATGGGCGGAAGTTCAAATACTGTTCTTCATATGTTAGCTATTGCTAAAGAAGCTGAAGTTAATTTCCCAATTGAGAAAATTAATGAAATTGCTGACAATGTAGCACATATTGCTAAAATCTCTCCATCATTAACAACTGTTCATATGGATGATATTGACAAAGCCGGTGGAGTTAATGCTGTTATGAAAGAGGTAAGCCGTAGAGGTGGACTTCTTTATCTTGATAATCCTACAGTTACAGGTGAAACCCTTGGTGAGAGAATAGCAGATGCTAATATTTTAAACGAAGAGATTATTCATACAAATGAAAATGCTTATTCTCAAGTTGGCGGTCTTTCTATCCTTTTTGGAAATCTTGCATTAGAGGGAGCGGTTGTAAAAACTGCGGGAATTGATCCTACGATGAGACAGTTTAAGGGAACGGCTATATGTTTTGATTCTCAACCAAAAGCAATAGCTGGTATTATGAGCCACAAAGTAAAAGCAGGTGATGTTGTAGTTATCCGTTACGAGGGTCCAAAAGGTGGTCCTGGTATGCAAGAGATGCTAGCTCCAACTGCGCTTATTCAGGGAATGGGTTTAGGTTCTAGTGTAGCACTTATTACAGATGGCCGTTTTAGTGGAGCTACAAAAGGTGCATCTATCGGTCATGTTTCTCCAGAAGCAGCTGAGGGAGGACTTATTGCGTTTATAGAAGACGGTGATGAGATAGAGTTAGATACGGATAACCATTTGTTACAATTAAATGTAAGTGAAGATATTTTAGCTAAGAGAAAAGCTGCATGGAAACCTTACAAAAATGAAGTTAAATCTAAATGGTTAAAAAGATATCAATTGTTAGTTTCTAATGCTTCAAATGGTGCAGTATTGAAAACAGAGTTATAG
- a CDS encoding diguanylate cyclase, which produces MNDFNKYIAICVVFVASVLALFYTIDVFSQKSIELQKQILIKQAQTHFNDQINTRKWNAGYAGLYVKPKKGQKPNPYLKDNILKVDENLTLIRINPAWMTRQLSETSDTLGFHFRITSLIPINPNNKATPFEKRALTYIEKTNTKEYYELGKDSKFNYMGALVTTEACLVCHKHQGYSLGDIRGGISIDLDSTEYDTVTSSIKNRALMLKILLLFFLVSIFFLIFKQLKYNQKLQKEVNTQTKEIASAKQLLQQILDADSAFIVLANGKDVIYANKTILEFFGYSSIEEFKKSNQNISDMFEKVENKKNFIQTFNDGVHWIEYLTKEQNKQKLKILIKKDDTYKYFRPYAKEIKTDDKILHLIVFDEITDEYVKIKELEHIASTDSLTKLFNRNKLNDVLEKEMALASAVSSPLSIIFLDIDHFKKVNDTYGHDVGDEVLISVANIISSTTRTGDIAARWGGEEFIITLQSTDALHASILAEKLRVKIENHTFKSVKNITISAGITEYISNESKDIFIKRVDEALYEAKESGRNKIIIK; this is translated from the coding sequence ATGAATGATTTTAATAAATATATAGCAATATGTGTAGTTTTTGTTGCATCTGTTCTTGCTTTGTTTTATACAATAGATGTGTTTAGTCAAAAAAGTATAGAGTTACAAAAACAGATACTTATAAAACAGGCTCAAACACACTTCAATGATCAAATAAACACAAGAAAGTGGAATGCAGGTTATGCTGGACTTTATGTAAAACCAAAAAAAGGTCAAAAACCTAATCCTTACTTAAAAGACAACATTTTAAAAGTAGATGAAAATCTAACACTTATAAGAATCAATCCTGCATGGATGACAAGACAACTCTCTGAAACTTCAGATACTTTGGGTTTTCATTTTCGCATAACGAGTCTAATCCCCATAAATCCAAACAATAAAGCTACACCTTTTGAAAAAAGAGCTTTAACATATATAGAAAAAACGAACACCAAAGAGTATTATGAGTTAGGGAAAGATTCCAAGTTTAACTATATGGGTGCTCTTGTAACAACGGAGGCTTGTCTTGTTTGTCACAAACATCAAGGTTATTCCCTTGGAGATATAAGAGGTGGAATAAGCATTGACTTAGATTCAACGGAGTATGACACAGTAACTTCATCCATAAAAAACAGAGCACTAATGTTGAAAATACTTTTACTGTTTTTTTTAGTGAGTATATTTTTTCTTATATTTAAACAACTAAAATATAACCAAAAACTTCAAAAAGAAGTAAATACTCAAACCAAAGAGATAGCATCTGCAAAACAATTGCTCCAACAAATTTTAGATGCGGATTCTGCTTTTATCGTTTTGGCAAATGGAAAAGATGTAATTTATGCCAATAAAACCATACTTGAATTTTTTGGTTATTCTTCTATAGAAGAGTTTAAAAAAAGCAATCAAAATATCTCAGATATGTTTGAAAAAGTAGAAAATAAAAAGAATTTCATTCAAACATTTAACGATGGTGTACATTGGATTGAATATCTCACAAAAGAACAAAATAAACAAAAACTAAAAATTCTCATAAAAAAAGATGATACATATAAATATTTTAGACCTTATGCCAAAGAGATAAAAACTGATGATAAAATTCTGCATCTAATTGTCTTTGATGAGATTACAGATGAGTATGTAAAAATAAAAGAATTAGAGCATATAGCCTCTACAGATTCACTCACAAAACTATTTAACAGAAATAAACTCAATGATGTTTTAGAAAAAGAGATGGCGCTTGCATCTGCTGTATCATCACCTTTATCCATAATATTTTTAGATATAGATCACTTCAAAAAAGTAAACGATACTTATGGTCACGATGTTGGAGATGAAGTTCTTATAAGCGTAGCAAACATTATCTCCTCTACTACTCGTACAGGAGATATTGCCGCTAGATGGGGTGGTGAAGAGTTTATAATAACTCTGCAATCTACAGATGCTCTTCATGCTTCCATACTTGCTGAAAAATTAAGAGTTAAAATAGAAAATCATACTTTTAAAAGTGTTAAAAATATAACTATCTCGGCTGGTATTACAGAGTACATAAGCAACGAAAGCAAAGATATTTTTATAAAAAGAGTTGATGAAGCACTATATGAAGCAAAAGAGAGTGGTCGAAATAAAATTATTATAAAGTAA